The Acidobacteriota bacterium genome window below encodes:
- a CDS encoding outer membrane protein assembly factor BamD produces MGRRERSVTTLLFLFLLFFLFSCGGKEAEKKILENFTDRELYRLGKEKFKEKKYDEARAYFTRLESYFPESPYLKEVRLLIADTHFYQGGVRGYIEALAEYKSYLELYPTSPKADYARFQIAMCYYKQMSEPTKDVTNARKAYAEFKKFLENYKGSPLYPKAKKRFQEVSDCLAKHEFAVGKFYYRWKNYRAAVNRFKWSLKHYPDSLLGGELYYYLGKALYALKNREEAAVYFRKLLAEFPKFKKIGEVKRYLAELEKPFPKKEKKLSP; encoded by the coding sequence ATGGGAAGAAGAGAGCGATCAGTTACCACGCTTCTTTTCCTTTTCCTCCTGTTCTTCCTCTTTAGCTGTGGGGGGAAAGAGGCAGAGAAGAAGATCCTTGAAAACTTCACCGATAGAGAGCTCTATCGATTGGGCAAGGAGAAATTCAAGGAGAAGAAATATGATGAAGCAAGGGCTTATTTTACTCGTTTAGAGAGTTATTTTCCTGAGAGCCCTTATCTTAAGGAAGTGAGATTGTTGATAGCCGACACCCACTTCTACCAGGGGGGGGTTCGGGGCTATATTGAAGCATTGGCTGAGTATAAGAGCTATTTGGAGCTTTATCCTACCTCGCCTAAAGCGGATTACGCTCGGTTTCAGATAGCGATGTGCTACTATAAGCAGATGTCTGAACCCACTAAGGATGTCACCAATGCTCGGAAGGCGTACGCTGAGTTCAAGAAATTCCTTGAGAATTATAAGGGGAGCCCCCTTTACCCCAAGGCTAAGAAGAGGTTCCAAGAGGTAAGTGATTGTTTGGCTAAACATGAGTTTGCAGTTGGTAAGTTTTACTATAGATGGAAGAATTATCGGGCAGCTGTCAATAGGTTTAAGTGGTCTCTTAAACATTATCCTGATAGTCTCTTAGGGGGTGAGCTCTATTATTACTTGGGAAAAGCGCTTTATGCCCTGAAGAATCGGGAGGAAGCGGCAGTTTATTTTCGGAAGCTCTTAGCTGAGTTCCCCAAATTCAAGAAGATCGGGGAGGTGAAGAGATATCTTGCTGAGCTGGAAAAGCCTTTCCCAAAGAAGGAGAAGAAACTTTCTCCTTGA